One region of Flavobacterium sp. GSB-24 genomic DNA includes:
- a CDS encoding DUF4960 domain-containing protein: MKKALNKYWTKMSIVLAMIFMVTACENSFETGGFDMNSPSNVLSFKLNGVSGSIDQTTGKITVVMPYGSDITAIKPEVVLEEGATSNLELNSAINFTNPVKFRVVNGNLYKDYTVTTTVLSPIKSFTINGAAAIVNDISRTINLTLPENTDLTALKPVIEVTTGVTISPASGATVDFTNAVTFVITSNGKSVNYTANVGVPVTGLTVAFLGTAATRSGITNMDEVTASNWLFDNFPGAKYISFESVQNGADLSDVDVIWWHFDSAANLPSIAYNPAVTTALKNFRANGGNLLLTSFASQYVDALGIVPSGKGPNNVFGDFPPNGFVDGNSWGMSFVGHEAHPIFQGLTTFEAGKANLLQSGTFRLNHTAWWFLPEWGGYNNGEGWRNQTGGTNLASEAWDNELNGRVTIAEFPNTSTNKNVIVISMGAYDWYNETNSSGVPSQSNEFIANIRLLTQNSINYLAGK, from the coding sequence ATGAAAAAAGCTTTAAATAAATATTGGACTAAAATGTCTATAGTTTTGGCAATGATTTTTATGGTTACTGCCTGCGAAAACAGTTTTGAAACTGGCGGATTTGATATGAATTCGCCTTCAAATGTACTTTCATTTAAATTAAACGGAGTTTCAGGAAGCATTGATCAGACAACAGGGAAAATTACTGTTGTAATGCCTTACGGATCAGATATAACAGCCATAAAACCAGAAGTTGTTTTAGAAGAAGGAGCAACGTCAAATCTGGAATTAAATTCAGCTATTAATTTTACAAATCCAGTAAAATTCAGAGTGGTTAACGGTAATTTATACAAAGATTACACAGTAACAACAACCGTTTTAAGTCCAATTAAGAGTTTCACGATCAATGGTGCAGCAGCAATTGTAAACGACATCAGCAGAACAATTAATTTGACCTTACCTGAAAATACTGACTTAACAGCGCTTAAACCAGTGATCGAAGTTACAACAGGCGTTACAATTTCACCAGCTTCAGGAGCAACAGTTGATTTTACAAATGCAGTCACTTTTGTAATAACATCAAATGGTAAGAGCGTTAACTATACTGCAAATGTCGGAGTTCCAGTTACAGGATTAACAGTTGCATTTTTAGGAACTGCAGCTACAAGATCAGGAATCACAAACATGGATGAAGTTACAGCTTCAAACTGGTTATTTGATAATTTCCCGGGAGCTAAATATATTTCCTTTGAAAGTGTTCAGAATGGTGCAGATTTAAGTGATGTCGATGTGATTTGGTGGCATTTTGATTCGGCTGCAAATTTACCTTCTATTGCTTATAATCCTGCCGTTACCACTGCACTTAAAAATTTTAGGGCAAATGGCGGAAACCTGCTTTTGACTTCTTTCGCTTCACAATACGTTGATGCTTTAGGAATTGTTCCATCAGGAAAAGGACCAAATAATGTTTTTGGTGATTTTCCTCCAAATGGATTTGTAGACGGAAATTCATGGGGAATGTCATTTGTTGGTCATGAAGCTCATCCAATATTTCAGGGTTTAACCACTTTTGAAGCTGGAAAAGCTAATTTACTGCAAAGCGGCACTTTCAGATTAAATCATACCGCATGGTGGTTTTTACCGGAATGGGGCGGATACAATAATGGAGAAGGTTGGAGAAACCAAACAGGAGGAACCAATCTGGCAAGTGAAGCTTGGGATAATGAACTGAACGGAAGGGTTACCATTGCAGAATTTCCAAATACAAGTACAAATAAAAATGTAATTGTTATTTCAATGGGGGCTTACGACTGGTACAATGAAACCAACAGCAGCGGCGTGCCAAGCCAGTCTAATGAGTTTATTGCAAACATCAGACTGCTGACACAAAACAGTATCAATTACCTAGCGGGAAAATAA